A stretch of Cryptosporangium aurantiacum DNA encodes these proteins:
- a CDS encoding DUF4279 domain-containing protein: MDQPINVTWTQRAYLSFSRQGDHGDPPYTPSQLDEMAFDPDQITELVGLMPTRSWRRGDPSPHRNGAATRNFANWSYELPPQDTPYSEPVLVALLDAVAPVADGIRNACQTLGLQVHMTLVIEAHGYRDEGESIVSSAAISYSTRTIQRLAELGASLDHDQYYDIS, from the coding sequence GTGGATCAGCCGATCAACGTGACCTGGACCCAGCGCGCTTACCTGTCCTTCAGCCGCCAGGGCGACCACGGCGACCCGCCCTACACGCCGAGCCAGCTCGACGAGATGGCCTTCGACCCCGACCAGATCACCGAGCTGGTCGGGCTGATGCCCACCCGCAGCTGGCGACGCGGCGACCCATCGCCCCACCGGAATGGCGCGGCCACCCGGAACTTCGCCAACTGGAGCTACGAACTCCCACCGCAGGACACCCCCTACAGCGAGCCCGTGCTGGTCGCGCTCCTGGACGCCGTCGCGCCCGTCGCCGACGGAATCCGCAATGCCTGCCAGACGCTCGGCCTTCAAGTCCACATGACGCTGGTCATCGAGGCCCACGGCTACCGCGACGAGGGCGAATCCATCGTGTCCAGCGCCGCGATCAGCTACTCCACGCGCACGATCCAGCGGCTCGCCGAACTCGGCGCCAGCCTCGACCACGATCAGTACTACGACATCAGCTAA